From Chryseobacterium sp. H1D6B, a single genomic window includes:
- a CDS encoding alkaline phosphatase PhoX produces the protein MKKKLLTITALALVMGSALHGQTFIFNKNSSWNYKDNNQALVDQWKDTNFDISTWSAGNGPLGYGDPVTTTINSGLITAYFAKNFTVDLSTLSNTVELGVMRDDGIIVYLNGVEVVRDNMPAGAVNFNTLSSTIIDGAAEDVYNIFSIPKSKFVNGNNRISIELHNRGATSSDLRIDAYLKTGTATTTPVTCNGTHISCFTSIVPTAQTNKLIIPAEHKYQLILKEGDNYTEGGGLVGGQNDFTAYVPKSASSTNGYLSVNHETNPGGVTMAEINYNASTKLWQLTRSRAVSFSGPSLVQTIRNCSGGVTPWGTVITAEESVTSNDSNADGYKDYGWLVEIDPATAQVVSQNPDGSKGKLWQMGIMNHENVVINNAGTTAYYGEDGGTHLVYKYVMDTPNNLSSGNLYVLRLDQGLSGGDPVATTATWIQVPNKTKADQNNTASLASSLGGTSFNGVEDVDISPLDGKIYFTAKGLNKVYRLKDDGTTASQVETFVGGLSTVYSFDTAQGVKSEAWGDGNDNLTFDELGNLWVLQDGGKNYIWVIAPDHTQANPKVRLFASMPAGSEPTGLTFTPDHKFGFFSVQHPDSTISTDVDATGNTIDYKGKSATMVIALKDNLGTNGSLGTIDSQKETTVTVAPNPTSGIVKINGAKDLKNLSVTAYSMDGKIVYTKKFTSSNTMLELDFTSQLESSKVLILNVEADGFQKTVKLLKK, from the coding sequence GTGAAAAAAAAATTACTTACAATCACAGCCCTTGCCTTAGTGATGGGATCTGCCCTTCACGGCCAGACGTTTATTTTTAACAAAAACTCGTCGTGGAACTACAAAGACAACAACCAGGCGTTAGTTGATCAGTGGAAAGATACCAATTTTGATATTTCAACCTGGTCTGCAGGAAACGGACCTCTTGGATATGGAGATCCGGTAACAACTACCATCAACTCTGGATTGATCACCGCTTATTTTGCTAAGAACTTTACAGTTGATTTATCAACGTTAAGCAACACGGTAGAGTTAGGAGTAATGAGAGATGACGGTATCATTGTCTATCTAAACGGAGTAGAAGTAGTAAGAGATAATATGCCTGCGGGTGCTGTTAATTTTAATACTTTATCGAGTACTATAATTGACGGTGCAGCAGAAGATGTTTACAATATTTTCTCTATTCCAAAATCTAAATTCGTCAACGGAAACAACAGAATTTCTATCGAATTACACAACAGAGGTGCAACAAGTTCTGATCTAAGAATTGATGCTTACCTTAAAACAGGAACTGCTACGACAACTCCTGTTACCTGCAACGGAACACATATCAGCTGTTTTACATCGATTGTTCCTACTGCACAAACTAATAAACTGATTATTCCTGCTGAGCACAAATACCAGCTTATCTTAAAAGAAGGGGACAATTATACAGAAGGAGGCGGATTAGTAGGAGGACAAAACGACTTTACAGCGTATGTTCCAAAATCAGCAAGCAGTACAAACGGCTATCTTTCTGTAAACCACGAAACTAATCCTGGAGGGGTTACGATGGCTGAGATCAACTATAATGCTTCAACAAAACTTTGGCAGCTTACAAGATCCAGAGCGGTGAGTTTTTCAGGACCAAGCTTAGTACAGACCATTAGAAACTGTTCAGGAGGTGTTACTCCTTGGGGAACTGTAATTACTGCTGAAGAATCTGTTACGTCTAACGACAGCAATGCAGATGGATATAAAGATTACGGCTGGCTGGTAGAAATAGATCCTGCAACAGCACAGGTAGTTTCTCAGAATCCAGACGGTTCCAAAGGAAAACTATGGCAGATGGGAATCATGAACCACGAGAACGTAGTAATCAACAATGCAGGAACTACAGCTTATTATGGAGAAGACGGAGGAACGCATTTGGTTTACAAATATGTAATGGATACTCCGAATAACCTTTCTTCTGGAAACCTTTATGTATTGAGATTAGATCAGGGACTAAGCGGCGGAGATCCTGTAGCAACTACTGCAACTTGGATCCAGGTTCCGAATAAAACGAAAGCTGACCAGAATAACACAGCATCTCTTGCTTCATCATTAGGAGGAACTTCTTTCAATGGAGTGGAAGATGTAGATATCAGCCCGTTAGACGGAAAAATTTATTTTACCGCTAAAGGATTAAATAAAGTATACCGTTTAAAAGATGACGGAACTACAGCTTCACAGGTGGAAACATTTGTAGGCGGACTTTCTACAGTGTATTCTTTCGATACAGCACAAGGAGTGAAATCTGAAGCTTGGGGTGACGGGAATGATAACTTAACGTTTGATGAGTTAGGAAACCTTTGGGTGCTTCAAGACGGAGGAAAAAACTATATCTGGGTAATTGCTCCGGATCATACACAGGCTAATCCTAAAGTAAGACTTTTTGCTTCTATGCCTGCAGGATCAGAACCTACTGGACTTACTTTTACGCCGGATCATAAATTTGGTTTCTTCTCAGTACAGCATCCGGATTCCACAATCTCTACAGATGTTGATGCTACAGGAAACACAATTGATTATAAAGGGAAATCTGCAACAATGGTGATTGCTCTTAAAGATAATCTGGGGACAAACGGTTCATTAGGAACTATTGACAGCCAAAAAGAAACGACTGTAACGGTAGCACCGAATCCTACTTCAGGAATTGTAAAGATCAACGGTGCTAAAGATCTGAAGAATCTTTCTGTAACAGCTTACAGCATGGACGGTAAAATTGTTTATACTAAGAAATTTACAAGTTCAAATACAATGTTGGAATTAGATTTTACTTCTCAGCTTGAAAGCTCTAAAGTATTAATTCTAAATGTTGAAGCAGACGGTTTCCAGAAAACGGTGAAGCTTCTAAAAAAATAA
- a CDS encoding leucine-rich repeat domain-containing protein, producing the protein MKKLFFCIAILSLSQAKAQIDPVKYPTYTNIEDALMSKNVVYSMSFRDKGLFNLPPDIKKLQSIFFLNIMGNNFEKMDDEIFSLKELEILNVNENSIKFIPDEIGELKKLKMFSMNLNSLTSINPNLAKLQNLKTVHLDANNLSIFPEALILIPALEEINLQGNQISFISENLYKIKSLKSLNLSANQINDLGNVEFPKNLQYLELQNNAIDQLPEKLFKSKNLEFLNVSQNTIKEISPKIKGLKNVVSMNLANNKLTDLPSEIKQLKNLKTLILTGNPIEKGTIEKWRALLPEMQIYF; encoded by the coding sequence ATGAAAAAACTTTTTTTCTGTATTGCCATATTGTCTCTATCCCAGGCCAAAGCACAGATTGATCCTGTAAAATATCCTACCTATACGAATATTGAAGACGCATTGATGAGTAAGAATGTGGTCTACAGTATGAGTTTCAGGGATAAAGGATTGTTTAATCTTCCGCCGGATATCAAAAAACTACAGTCTATATTTTTTCTTAATATCATGGGGAACAATTTTGAAAAGATGGATGATGAAATATTCAGTCTTAAAGAATTAGAGATCCTGAATGTTAATGAGAACAGTATTAAATTCATTCCAGACGAAATCGGGGAGCTTAAAAAACTGAAAATGTTTTCTATGAATTTAAACAGCCTGACCTCAATTAATCCCAACCTTGCAAAACTTCAAAATTTAAAAACGGTCCATCTGGATGCTAATAATCTGAGTATTTTTCCGGAAGCATTAATTCTGATTCCTGCATTGGAAGAAATTAATCTTCAGGGAAACCAGATCAGCTTTATTTCTGAAAATTTATATAAAATTAAAAGTTTAAAATCTTTAAACCTTTCAGCCAACCAGATCAATGATCTCGGGAATGTAGAATTTCCTAAGAACCTGCAGTATCTTGAACTGCAGAATAATGCTATAGACCAGCTTCCAGAAAAATTATTTAAATCAAAAAATCTGGAATTCTTAAATGTAAGCCAGAATACTATTAAAGAAATCTCTCCAAAGATAAAAGGATTAAAAAATGTAGTAAGCATGAATTTGGCCAATAATAAATTAACAGACCTGCCGTCAGAAATAAAACAGCTGAAAAACCTTAAAACATTGATTTTAACAGGAAATCCTATCGAGAAAGGGACGATCGAAAAATGGAGAGCCTTACTGCCGGAAATGCAGATTTATTTTTAG
- a CDS encoding translation initiation factor codes for MDLRDQLKNLFPAHEEQDFEMPEEAFKQKEPLVCKFEKKGRNGKPVTIVEGWEGSEEDLKKISKKIKTTLGIGGSEKDGTIIIQGDNRDKIMNILKDLGYRTKRVGG; via the coding sequence ATGGATTTAAGAGACCAACTTAAGAACCTTTTCCCTGCGCATGAAGAGCAGGATTTTGAAATGCCTGAAGAAGCCTTTAAGCAGAAGGAACCTTTGGTATGTAAATTTGAAAAAAAAGGAAGAAATGGAAAGCCTGTAACGATTGTTGAAGGCTGGGAAGGAAGTGAAGAAGATCTTAAGAAAATTTCTAAAAAAATAAAAACAACCTTAGGAATCGGCGGTTCTGAAAAGGACGGAACGATCATCATTCAAGGTGACAATCGTGACAAGATCATGAATATCCTTAAAGATCTGGGATATAGAACTAAAAGGGTCGGAGGATAA